GAGGTGTTCGCCCACCGCAGCAGCCAACGCAGCCCGATCAACGGCTCTGTGAAATACAGAGTCCTTGCCCGTGCCCGGGGCCGCTGCGAGTGCTGCGGCGCGCACGAGCACCAGCGCGCCCTGGAGGTGGACCACATCATCCCGAAGAACCAGGGCAGCTCAGACGCCATCACCAACCTGCAGGCGCGCTGGAGGGCAGCGGCCGGGTGCTGCTAGAGAACGAGCTGGCGCTCTACATCGCCGAGGCCTACCCGGTGAGCGAGGGGCACAGCCTGGTGATACCGCGGCGGCATTTGGTGAACGGAATGGGCTCAGCTCTCCAGGTAACGCTCCACCGTGTTGGTGGTCCAGGTTGCGATACCGATGCCGAAGAAGTTCTGATCCTCCGTCCAGATGGCGCATTCCAATTGCAACGCCAGGGCCAGGGCAGGCCAGTCATCCTTGTCGCGGATCCTCGCCAAGGCCTCCTCCTTCGCCGACCCCAGCACGCTGTTCTCCACAACCTGGACAATCAACAGCAGGCTAAGCAAAGCCACGGCGCAGACCTCTGCACTGAGACCTCTCTTTCTGCCGAGATCAGTCACGTAGGCGGCAGCCTCAGCCACGTTGGCTTCAGTGAATGAGGATGTTCGCGTCCAGGACCAGGCGCTTGCGCTCCACCCTCAGGCCGATGGCTGCTCACGGTGCCCCTTCCGCCAGGCCTTGAAGTCGGCACTGAGCTCGTCTTCGCTGAGCCCGAGACGGTCCAGTTCAGCCTGCATCAGCCGGCCAGCCTCCAACACTTTCTCCCGATCACTCAGGTTGCCTTGCTGGGGCAAGGGCACGTAGAGGCCAATGGTGCGGCCATGGCGGGTCACCTCAATCGGCGTGGTCGATTCCAGATGGGAGGCCAGCCTGGACCTGAGTTCACGGATCCCAATACGGGTCGCCACGCCTTCCTCCTGCCAAATGTGTACACATCCTAGGGCTGGCTGGGGAAGTCGGCCGGCGATAGCGGTGGCGGGTATGGACTGGGGCGGCACAGCCACACCAGGAGCCGGGTTGGCTGCAGCCGCCAGGCGCCCACGCCAGAAGGGATCCCAGCAGGGTCGCCCTCCTGACGGGCCGCCCAAAACCAAACCTGGCCCGGCCGCCCGGCTAGATCCTTCTAGATAGAAGTCTCAGTTCAGCTCTCAAGCAGACGTCCGCTGCTCCAGCCGCTCCGCGAGCCACACCTTGATGATCGACTGACGGGTGACGCCGAGGCGGCTGGCTTCGCGATCGAGCTGGTCGATCATCCACACGGGGATGTCAACGTTGACGCGTTTCTGCTCGAGCCGACGGCGACGGGCACCACCG
This genomic stretch from Cyanobium gracile PCC 6307 harbors:
- a CDS encoding PIN domain-containing protein translates to MAEAAAYVTDLGRKRGLSAEVCAVALLSLLLIVQVVENSVLGSAKEEALARIRDKDDWPALALALQLECAIWTEDQNFFGIGIATWTTNTVERYLES
- the brnA gene encoding type II toxin-antitoxin system BrnA family antitoxin; this encodes MNSSDFDQRFDAGESVLDALDLGGARRRRLEQKRVNVDIPVWMIDQLDREASRLGVTRQSIIKVWLAERLEQRTSA
- a CDS encoding prevent-host-death protein, which produces MATRIGIRELRSRLASHLESTTPIEVTRHGRTIGLYVPLPQQGNLSDREKVLEAGRLMQAELDRLGLSEDELSADFKAWRKGHREQPSA